From Musa acuminata AAA Group cultivar baxijiao chromosome BXJ3-8, Cavendish_Baxijiao_AAA, whole genome shotgun sequence, one genomic window encodes:
- the LOC103993147 gene encoding membrane protein PM19L → MAQTVGRNLAAPLLFLNFIMYIIVIGFASWNLNHFINGQTNYPGVAGNGATFYFLVFAILAGVVGAASKLAGANHIRSWRNDSLAAAAASSIVAWAITALAFGVACKEIAIGGHRGWRLRVLEAFIIILAFTQLLYVLLLHAGMFSSKYGPGYRDPDYVVGGGPGEVKGTRI, encoded by the exons GGACGGAACCTGGCAGCACCGCTGCTGTTCCTCAACTTCATAATGTACATAATAGTGATAGGCTTCGCGAGCTGGAACCTCAACCACTTCATCAATGGCCAGACTAATTACCCTG GTGTGGCGGGCAATGGTGCAACCTTCTACTTCCTAGTCTTCGCCATTCTGGCCGGAGTGGTGGGGGCAGCGTCGAAGCTCGCGGGAGCAAACCACATAAGATCATGGAGGAATGATAGCCTCGCAGCTGCGGCCGCTTCGTCCATCGTCGCATGGGCGATCACCGCCTTAGCCTTCGG AGTGGCGTGCAAGGAGATCGCCATCGGAGGCCACCGAGGGTGGAGGCTGAGAGTTCTCGAGGCCTTCATCATAATCCTGGCCTTCACACAGTTGCTCTACGTATTGCTGCTCCATGCCGGGATGTTCAGCAGCAAATATGGACCTGGGTATCGAGATCCGGACTATGTGGTGGGTGGTGGACCTGGAGAAGTGAAAGGAACCAGAATCTAG